The genomic window TGCTCGCATGACGGAGCGCATGCGTCTTCACGCGGAGGTGCTGTTACGACTGCTGCCGATCAAACACGTCGCCCAACTGACAGGCCTGCACTGGCATACGCTCAAGGCGATCGATAAGGCTCGATTGGGGCGCGAGCTGCCGCCCCTAGACCTGAGCCGCGTGCGTTATCTGGTGATGGATGAATTCGCGTTATTCAAGGGGCATCGTTACGCCAGTGTTGTGATGGACGCCGAACGGCGGCAAGTACTGTGGGTCGGCGAAGGCCGTTCTCGCGAAGCGGTCAGGCCCTTCTTTGTCTGGCTGGGTGAGCATTGCCAGCATATTGAAGCCGTTGCAATGGATCAGAACACGGCTATGGACCTGGAAGTGCAGGCGCACTGCCCACAGGCGCGCGTGGTCTACGATCTCTTCCACGTGATGGCCAAGTTCGGCCGTGAAGTCATTGATCGTGTGCGAGTCGATCAGGCGAATGCGTTACGGCAGGACAGGCCGGCTCGTCGAGCGGTGAAGCAATCTAGATGGCTACTACTGCGCAACCCGGAAAATCTAGACGAACGGCAGGCGGCGGATCTCAACGAGCTCTTGGCGATCAACCAACCCTTGATGATCACATATCTGATGAAGAGCCAGCTAAAGCAGCTTTGGTATGCCAAGAACGAACGAGCCGCTCGATGGCGTTGGACGCATTGGTACAACCAGGCTCTGGCAAGTGGGATTGAGCCGCTCAGGCGCTTTGCAAAGAACCTGAAACCGTATGCCGAGGGCATTATTGCCAGTGCTGTTTACCCGCTAAACACGAGCGTGCTGGAAGGTGTGAATAACCGCATCAAGGTCATCAAACGAATGGCCTACGGATATCGTGATAGCGATTACTTCTTCCTCAAGATTAAATCCGCTTTTCCCGGAAAGGCGCGATGAACCAAAAAAAAGCCCGCTGTCCAAGCGGGCTTCTGCGTACTTTCCGTGGGTGCTTAGACGGAGTAGTACATGTCAAATTCCACGGGGTGCGTGGTCATATCGAGGGTTTCGATCTCCTCAGACTTGAGAGCGATGTAACCGTCAATCATGTCGTCGGTAAACACGCCCCCCGCCGTAAGGAATGCGCGATCCGCATCCAGGGCTTCCATGGCCATGCTCAGGCTGGATGCCACGGTGGGGATGGCCTTGCCTTCTTCCGGGGGCAGATCGTAAAGATCCTTGTCCGCGGCATCGCCGGGGTGGATCTTGTTCTGGATACCGTCCAGGCCCGCCATCAGCATGGCTGCGAAAGCCAGGTAGGGGTTGGCTGTGGGATCGGGGAAACGCACTTCCACGCGCTTGCCCTTGGGGCTGGGCTCGTAGGGGATGCGGATTGACGCCGATCGGTTACGTGCAGAGTAGGCCAGCATGACCGGTGCTTCAAAACCCGGCACCAGGCGCTTGTAGCTGTTGGTCGACGCATTGGTGAAGGCGTTGAGGGCACGGGCATGCTTGATGATGCCGCCGATGTAATAGAGCGCCGTCTCGGACAGCCCTGCATAGCCGTCACCAGCGAACACGTTCTCACCGTCTTTGCTGATGGACTGGTGCACATGCATTCCCGATCCGTTGTCACCAACGAGGGGCTTGGGCATAAAGGTCGCAGTCTTGCCATAGGCATGGGCTACATTGTGTACGCAGTACTTGAGGATCTGTACTTCGTCGGCTTTCTTGATCAGGGTGTTGAACTTCACACCAATCTCGCACTGGCCCGCGGTGCCCACTTCGTGGTGATGCACTTCGATGGGCAGTCCCATCTGATCCATGGCAGCACACATGGCGGCACGAATGTCGTGGAGAGAATCGACGGGCGGTACGGGGAAATAGCCCCCTTTCACGCCGGGACGGTGGCCGATGTTGCCGTCGTCAAAGCTGTGGTTGGAGGCCCAGGCGGCCTCCTCGGAGTTGATGGAGTAGCCGGCACCGGACATATCGGCGTGCCACTTCACATCGTCAAATACAAAAAACTCGGGCTCGGGACCGAAGTAAGCGGTGTCGCCGATACCGGTGGACTTCAGGTATTCCTCGGCGCGATGGGCAACGGAGCGTGGATCGCGCTCATAGCCCTGCATGGTCATGGGCTCAACGATGTCGCAGCGGAGGATAACGGTGGTGTCGTCCGTAAAGGGGTCCAGGACGCTGCTGCTATCGTCGGGCATGAGGATCATGTCGGACTCATTGATGCCTTTCCAGCCAGCGATAGACGAGCCATCAAACATCTTGCCGCCGTCAAAAAAGTCTTCGTCGACTTCGCTGGACGGGATGGAGACGTGCTGCTCTTTTCCGCGGGTATCCGTGAAGCGCAGGTCTACCCAGCCGGCTTCGCTTTCTTTGATCAGGTTCAGAGTCTTCTCTGACATTGTGGGTCCTCCAGTGGGGAAAATAGGTGCTACTCACGCCTGAGGCACGAGGCCTTCGGGGACATGCACCTTAACAGTAAAAGTGCCTTAGGAAACAGCAAGTCCTGTGCCACAGCGGTGCTGTTTCCAAGCGATTGATATAGATGAAGTTTTGTACGAGAGCGCTCCACCTTTGCGTCATTTTGCCACCTCATGGTGCGCCTTTGCACCAAAATGACGCGCCGCGCCGTCGGGCATTGCCGGAGGTGTGCATTGTGCCACCTAACGGCGCTGTGCAGGCTGGCATTCCGCGGCTATAATCGCGCCCTTTTTTAGCCCCCCAATTCTTTTAAAGAGCTGCCGGATACCGCTTACTGCGCCGGGGCCGGACTATCGCTGTGATCGAGAAACTCCGCAACATCGCCATTATTGCCCACGTAGACCATGGCAAAACCACCCTGGTCGACTGCCTCCTCAGGCAGTCGGGAACCCTGGACCGACGCAACGCGGACGCCGAGCGCATTATGGATTCCAATGATCAGGAGCGGGAGCGCGGTATCACCATCCTGGCGAAGAACACGGCGATCACCTATGGCGATCACCGCATCAACATCGTTGATACCCCGGGGCACGCCGATTTCGGTGGTGAGGTGGAGCGGGTACTGTCCATGGTGGATTCCGTGCTCCTTCTGGTAGATGCGGTGGACGGCCCCATGCCCCAGACGCGCTTTGTGACCTCCAAGGCCTTTGCCCAGGGTCTGCAGCCTATCGTGGTGATTAACAAGGTGGACCGCCCGGGCGCGCGCCCGGACTGGGTGGTCGATCAGGTATTCGATCTCTTTGATGCCCTCGGTGCCAGCGAGGAGCAGCTGGACTTTCCGATCATCTACGCCTCAGCCCTCGAGGGAATTTCAGGCCTCGATCACGAGGATATGGCGACGGACATGACGCCCCTGTTCGAAACGATCCTCGAGCATGTGCCGGCGCCCGATGTTGATGTCGATGGCCCCCTGCAATTGCAGGTGAGCGCCCTGGACTACAACAGCTACGTCGGTGTTATCGGCGTAGGCCGGATCACCCGCGGGGTGCTGCGACCCAATACCCAGGTGGCTGTCATCGATCGGGAAGGTGCCAAGCGCAACGGCCGGGTTCTCAAGGTCATGGGCTATATGGGCCTGGAGCGTATCGACACGACAGAAGCCTCTGCGGGCGACATTGTCTGCGTAACGGGGATCGAAGAGCTGAACATATCGGACACGCTCTGTGATCCTGCCAACCCCGATGCCCTGCCTCCCCTGAGCGTTGATGAGCCTACCGTGAGCATGACCTTTCAGGTCAATGACTCGCCTTTTGCCGGCAAGGAAGGCAAGTACGTTACCTCCCGTAATATTGCCGAGCGCCTCGAGCGGGAGCTTATTCACAATGTAGCCCTGCGCGTCGAGCCTGGTGACACCCCGGACAAGTTCAAGGTCTCGGGTCGCGGTGAGCTGCATCTTTCGGTGTTGATTGAAACCATGCGCCGTGAAGGCTTCGAACT from Congregibacter litoralis KT71 includes these protein-coding regions:
- a CDS encoding ISL3 family transposase, coding for MLDATFPGLAWEGFVPISSKTLGSSTCVIHLAPDPAQAPACAQCGALCPKVHDTQYRRVRDRDLFDYRVWLDVPVRRVRCQRCGVGRERLSWLAPRARMTERMRLHAEVLLRLLPIKHVAQLTGLHWHTLKAIDKARLGRELPPLDLSRVRYLVMDEFALFKGHRYASVVMDAERRQVLWVGEGRSREAVRPFFVWLGEHCQHIEAVAMDQNTAMDLEVQAHCPQARVVYDLFHVMAKFGREVIDRVRVDQANALRQDRPARRAVKQSRWLLLRNPENLDERQAADLNELLAINQPLMITYLMKSQLKQLWYAKNERAARWRWTHWYNQALASGIEPLRRFAKNLKPYAEGIIASAVYPLNTSVLEGVNNRIKVIKRMAYGYRDSDYFFLKIKSAFPGKAR
- the glnA gene encoding glutamate--ammonia ligase → MSEKTLNLIKESEAGWVDLRFTDTRGKEQHVSIPSSEVDEDFFDGGKMFDGSSIAGWKGINESDMILMPDDSSSVLDPFTDDTTVILRCDIVEPMTMQGYERDPRSVAHRAEEYLKSTGIGDTAYFGPEPEFFVFDDVKWHADMSGAGYSINSEEAAWASNHSFDDGNIGHRPGVKGGYFPVPPVDSLHDIRAAMCAAMDQMGLPIEVHHHEVGTAGQCEIGVKFNTLIKKADEVQILKYCVHNVAHAYGKTATFMPKPLVGDNGSGMHVHQSISKDGENVFAGDGYAGLSETALYYIGGIIKHARALNAFTNASTNSYKRLVPGFEAPVMLAYSARNRSASIRIPYEPSPKGKRVEVRFPDPTANPYLAFAAMLMAGLDGIQNKIHPGDAADKDLYDLPPEEGKAIPTVASSLSMAMEALDADRAFLTAGGVFTDDMIDGYIALKSEEIETLDMTTHPVEFDMYYSV
- the typA gene encoding translational GTPase TypA translates to MIEKLRNIAIIAHVDHGKTTLVDCLLRQSGTLDRRNADAERIMDSNDQERERGITILAKNTAITYGDHRINIVDTPGHADFGGEVERVLSMVDSVLLLVDAVDGPMPQTRFVTSKAFAQGLQPIVVINKVDRPGARPDWVVDQVFDLFDALGASEEQLDFPIIYASALEGISGLDHEDMATDMTPLFETILEHVPAPDVDVDGPLQLQVSALDYNSYVGVIGVGRITRGVLRPNTQVAVIDREGAKRNGRVLKVMGYMGLERIDTTEASAGDIVCVTGIEELNISDTLCDPANPDALPPLSVDEPTVSMTFQVNDSPFAGKEGKYVTSRNIAERLERELIHNVALRVEPGDTPDKFKVSGRGELHLSVLIETMRREGFELGVSRPEVIRKEVDGVIHEPFEELVIDCEDQHQGALMEELGARRAELKNMSPDGKGWTRLEFIVPARGLIGFRSLFLTLTSGSGTLTHIFDHYGPVKDAPISHRNNGVLVSMVKGKTLAYGLFNLQDRGRLFVDPNIDVYEGQIIGLHSRGNDLTVNPTKAKQLTNVRASGTDEALVLTPPTRHTLEQALEFIEDDELVEVTPDSIRLRKKLLLEHERKRASRA